In Chaetodon trifascialis isolate fChaTrf1 chromosome 8, fChaTrf1.hap1, whole genome shotgun sequence, the DNA window GGAGTGAGGTCATCCCGCCCGCGGACAGAAAATCCTCATCAGACTCTCGTAGCTGAGGAAGGTGACGGCGTTGACAGGGAAGGCCCTGAGGCTGTTCAGTAGGAGGCCTTTGAAAAAGAccctcactccctcctctctgacGCTCACTCTCATGCAGTGGAGGACCCCGCTGTACTCCCGGCCGCCGGCCCCCGACATCTGGAGCCGGGCTTTCACCACGTCCATGGGCGTGGCGAAGGCCCAGGTCACCACGCCCGCCGTGCCCCCTGCCATCAATATTGCAAATGTACCTGAGGACAGAAAAGTTTAGGGTGTAATGTAAACCTCTGAAGTCATGCGTGTACTGAAAAATAAACTGGACATCCAACTTCCTCAAACACATAAGTGAAAAGTAGGCAATACTAAATGAATATTTAAGGATCGTATTCCATGTTACTTTTTGTGCTATTTGACATTACATCCATTATTTTTCCTCCATATTCGACACATTACCCTGGTTACAGATTTAATGAGGGCTGGTTCTGTTGCACTGTGGCCTCTGAAACGGACCTGACTCTTTGCCGCTCTCAGTCAGAGCCTTTCGAATGATCTCGTAAGGCAGAAAGTAGAGTCCATAGCAGGGTACATCCCTCAGGGCGAGGGCCAGCCCTCCTCTGAAGAGACCCTTGGGCCCCTCCTCCTTCAGGATGACAGTAACACAATGAATGGGTCCACGGTATCTGTCAGCAGTTGTCTGACCCTGCAGGCGCACCTTCACCAGGTCAATGggtgcacaaacaaacacctgaaAGCAGATCAAGAGAAAAGGTCAGGTCTAATGAGTTCAGGCCATGAGGATTCTGTTTTCttgatattttgtgtttgtttttgtcagttttacttAAAATTTTAAGACATAAAGTGTTAAAAATAATACCACCTTAAAGGATAAGCTGGGTCACATTTTTTTACTATCAGCAAATTCCATGAAGagactaaaacaacaaacactgaaacaaaccTGCACTTCCTGCACAGCCTGATATATCATATTCCTCACTGCCACACCGTTGCAGTGACCTTCCTTCGTGTCTGCTCGTGTTTTGATAGCAGTGGAGCTTTTGATGCCGTGCTGCCATCTGCAGGTACAATTAAACCATACACGCTCTCTATCATCAGCCAGCTTCATTAGGTTCCCCCAACTGTCTGGCATGGTTGGTGTAACAGATGTAAGACATAACTACACCATCAAAACATGAAGTGTGTGTTGGCCAGAATAAGTATCAAGCTCCATCCACACGCAGGCTATCGATGGAATCTATAATATACATGACATGATAGAGGTCACAGCTCTTGTATCCAGTGATAGCTGAGGCCACTGTTTGTAGTCACTTTGTGTATCTGTCCCAACAGAATGTGGCTAATTTCACTATTGACCCATGATGTCTCAGAAAATCTATTCTAAATCTATTTTATAGTTACGATGGTCTCACAAACACCTTATTTCATGCAACAGTGCTTCCTTGCCCGCTGACCTTTTCCATCCAGCATCACACTCAAAAGTTCAAAACTCCCCCTTGAGCGACACGTCTGCTAATGACATGATATGCTGACAACTACTTATTCCTACTTCATCCTCACAGCCTTTTGTTGGGCACAAGCATCACGTCAAGTTTCCACTGGAAGACAAGAAATATCAATATGAaccctctgcttctcctctgacGCCTGGCTCAggttaaacacatttttaaccctGTCACGAGCTTAACTGTGGTTTTGTTGGATGTAATGAACATTGCAACCTCTAGGGGCCAGCAGCACTTTTCACACACCTGAACTGTCCATGGAGCTCTTCCTCTTGCTTTACCTTATAGCAGCCGAGGAAGGCACATCGTCCATAAAACTAGAAACGACTGGCTGATACGTCTGTGAAAGAAGAGGTTTCACAACCTGAAACTGATCAGCATCACAGCACTTTCTGTCCTGTGACGCCCCAACAGTCCTCATTGAAGTAACATCTGCAGCCCTGGTCCTGCAAGGTGCTTTGGATGCAAGCAGCCAGTGAACCTCAGGTGTTCTTACCTGCATCAGGCCTGAGAAGCAGCCGGCAGTGAAGACCTGTCCAGCAGAGGCCTGTTTGTCTTTACTGGGGTCACTGCGCTGAGACTGTGTGAGGTAATCTAAGGCGTTGCTGTAAGAGCCAAAGACAACAGAGTTGATGATGCCTGTGGTCAGCACCGGAAACGCCATGCCCTTGAAGAATCCACGGAGCTGATATAATAAAGGTGCGATAAACAGATTCATTAGCATGCAACAATACTTTCTCTCCTGTCTTCTGGTGGAGACTG includes these proteins:
- the LOC139335286 gene encoding solute carrier family 25 member 45; the protein is MPFFEFIAGSISGAVGLAVGHPIDTVKVRLQAQSAYKGIFHCTSKTYSHEGLRGFFKGMAFPVLTTGIINSVVFGSYSNALDYLTQSQRSDPSKDKQASAGQVFTAGCFSGLMQVFVCAPIDLVKVRLQGQTTADRYRGPIHCVTVILKEEGPKGLFRGGLALALRDVPCYGLYFLPYEIIRKALTESGKESGTFAILMAGGTAGVVTWAFATPMDVVKARLQMSGAGGREYSGVLHCMRVSVREEGVRVFFKGLLLNSLRAFPVNAVTFLSYESLMRIFCPRAG